In Acinetobacter radioresistens DSM 6976 = NBRC 102413 = CIP 103788, one DNA window encodes the following:
- a CDS encoding conjugal transfer protein TraG N-terminal domain-containing protein has translation MFEIFSLGDTQTFAEVLNGVAMMFSNSPILKGNGPLQLGFGAFLGAMVLFLIMIYKAVFENRFELKTLLVPLVLYMILTVPKTTVVITDVYNVENPKVVDNIPIGLAVPASVISGIATLMTQYIEKAFMILPTDNSASAPTQLTQDGFLTPLQVLNAIRYDNLNTDHPLLQGAFNQIYARCIVGNDLWNPEEYTRSKDAAAYFQSVLNSTERQVSFTVSQAGQGNVTTMSCSDAGSYVAKAMEVHVKGENADPTGLLGSNFKKNSMSEKIARAMAVHNSFGKNKSVTGTIKYSDAEIAAMLSSVTGMSNSDSRSFMMNVLFDPMVRTASRCTDEFALDQISKCAAWVSTVEQWKDRSAASGTSFLKKMKDGQNVMVLVGFMLFPFMVFMIMLQGMASKKIIGGYVAFMLSNYLWLPMAAIINFYGQYQFHEAVYLLKLSNPDGLFTISQAPHLYDVVTTRLAVANNAMGMVPIFCSMLFGGMMWGVSSFSKAINPSDGGYNTQLNSKTVMGSAPLNSHSSITNKDGFGATTIQGVGTTEVKSMNTISAARSRAAEYDDQINQKLSRLEQLSARTSDSMDNSVANSQGHRSSTETGKENLATYSDSAGDTNKRLLDGSTHSETNVNSSDTQTVKNEKSGNTVIKGDATLAGTVKQGFGEHDKSKLAAGISAGVDSNVINSSAVKGDRAVINSLTEKPTFDNTVSNESGIRGGEFKTSEGVTTENIIQKIKSSKDADFKATALNEIIQQDNSNTFTAAEKREAAQLASEVRSLSNQKSESLQWVLSNTITDSDISGRTNVLAPNSKVVNAALDQTDELGRANVKNWDELKQDAEKILRLGGQSTPEALDRVSIYLAARQSGNSEVMLSALDAVAPTTTVVDTFRERGTLSNLGSIDSKIEKQEAHLDKVSASIDADTIAKAKEKYGTSINEADDLIKDTGKLVKKSNDLTGQEFDPVKQVDVNQISIDKQQKLNVINKEYGDVSAEIASNAPVIRDASGKLITPNITPYTENSTEYDRQLTTAQMEGNNEEIIRLINDKQLLEMGQNGTVDEAIKGFDKNIEK, from the coding sequence ATGTTTGAGATATTTTCTCTGGGGGACACTCAGACTTTTGCGGAAGTTTTAAACGGCGTTGCAATGATGTTTAGCAACAGTCCAATATTGAAAGGTAATGGGCCGTTGCAATTGGGTTTCGGTGCATTTCTGGGCGCAATGGTTCTGTTCTTAATCATGATTTACAAAGCGGTTTTTGAGAATCGCTTTGAACTAAAAACATTGCTAGTTCCTTTAGTCCTGTACATGATTTTGACAGTACCAAAAACAACAGTTGTGATTACTGACGTTTATAATGTTGAAAATCCAAAAGTGGTAGACAACATACCTATTGGTTTAGCAGTACCGGCTTCGGTTATCAGTGGCATTGCAACTTTAATGACTCAGTACATTGAAAAAGCATTCATGATACTGCCGACAGATAACAGCGCAAGTGCGCCAACACAGCTCACTCAGGATGGTTTTTTAACACCCTTACAAGTCCTTAACGCCATTCGGTATGACAACCTAAATACGGATCATCCATTACTACAGGGAGCATTCAACCAGATATATGCACGTTGTATCGTAGGTAATGATCTATGGAACCCAGAAGAATACACACGCTCTAAAGATGCGGCTGCTTATTTTCAGTCAGTACTAAACTCAACCGAACGTCAAGTTTCATTTACGGTGAGCCAAGCCGGACAAGGTAACGTTACTACGATGTCATGCTCTGACGCAGGATCATACGTGGCAAAGGCCATGGAGGTTCACGTAAAAGGTGAAAATGCCGATCCGACTGGACTGTTAGGTTCTAATTTCAAGAAAAACTCCATGAGTGAAAAGATTGCTCGTGCGATGGCTGTACACAACAGCTTCGGGAAAAACAAGAGTGTTACTGGAACAATCAAATATTCAGATGCAGAAATCGCTGCGATGTTAAGTAGCGTGACAGGAATGAGTAACTCAGACAGCCGCTCATTCATGATGAATGTATTGTTTGATCCTATGGTTCGGACTGCATCAAGATGTACAGATGAATTTGCCCTAGACCAGATTTCAAAATGTGCAGCATGGGTGAGTACAGTAGAACAGTGGAAAGATCGATCTGCGGCCAGTGGCACGAGCTTTTTGAAGAAAATGAAAGATGGTCAGAACGTCATGGTATTGGTGGGCTTTATGCTTTTCCCATTCATGGTATTTATGATCATGCTTCAAGGCATGGCAAGTAAAAAAATTATTGGTGGTTATGTGGCATTCATGCTTTCAAACTATCTATGGTTGCCTATGGCAGCGATTATTAACTTTTACGGCCAGTACCAGTTTCATGAAGCAGTCTACCTTCTAAAACTTAGCAATCCGGATGGCCTTTTCACCATCAGCCAAGCACCCCATTTATATGATGTAGTAACGACCAGACTTGCAGTAGCCAATAACGCTATGGGTATGGTCCCTATTTTCTGCTCAATGTTGTTTGGTGGAATGATGTGGGGAGTTAGCTCATTCTCTAAAGCTATTAATCCATCAGACGGCGGCTATAACACTCAGCTCAACAGTAAGACGGTTATGGGTTCAGCTCCATTGAATTCACATTCAAGTATTACAAACAAAGATGGTTTTGGTGCGACCACTATTCAAGGTGTTGGAACCACAGAAGTTAAATCTATGAATACTATTAGCGCAGCGAGATCAAGAGCTGCGGAATATGATGATCAGATTAACCAAAAGCTATCCCGATTAGAGCAACTTTCAGCGCGTACCTCAGACAGCATGGATAACTCTGTAGCTAACTCACAAGGTCATCGAAGCTCTACTGAAACTGGTAAAGAAAATTTAGCGACCTATAGTGATTCAGCCGGTGATACCAATAAAAGGCTTTTGGATGGCAGTACGCATTCTGAAACGAATGTGAATAGCTCAGATACGCAAACCGTTAAAAATGAGAAATCTGGTAATACTGTAATCAAAGGTGATGCTACTTTGGCCGGCACTGTAAAACAGGGCTTTGGTGAGCATGATAAATCAAAATTGGCGGCCGGTATTTCAGCAGGGGTTGATAGTAATGTAATCAATTCGAGTGCAGTTAAAGGCGATCGTGCAGTTATCAATTCTCTGACAGAGAAGCCAACTTTTGACAATACCGTAAGTAATGAAAGTGGTATCCGTGGTGGTGAGTTTAAAACATCAGAGGGGGTTACGACTGAGAATATCATTCAGAAAATCAAAAGTAGTAAAGATGCAGATTTTAAGGCTACGGCGCTCAATGAAATTATTCAGCAAGATAACTCAAATACATTTACTGCGGCTGAAAAGCGAGAAGCTGCTCAACTTGCCAGTGAAGTACGCAGTTTAAGTAATCAGAAATCTGAAAGCTTGCAATGGGTACTTTCAAACACAATTACTGATTCTGATATTTCTGGCCGTACCAATGTCCTTGCACCTAACAGTAAAGTCGTTAATGCAGCTTTAGATCAGACGGATGAACTTGGTCGCGCCAATGTAAAGAATTGGGATGAACTTAAGCAAGATGCTGAAAAAATACTTCGTCTTGGTGGACAATCAACACCAGAAGCTTTAGATCGAGTTTCGATTTATTTAGCTGCACGCCAGTCAGGTAATTCAGAAGTTATGTTGTCAGCTTTAGATGCTGTAGCACCTACTACGACCGTAGTAGATACTTTCCGAGAAAGAGGGACGTTATCTAATCTAGGATCAATTGATTCTAAAATTGAGAAGCAGGAGGCTCACCTTGATAAAGTCAGTGCAAGTATTGATGCCGACACTATTGCAAAGGCGAAAGAGAAATATGGTACTTCAATTAACGAAGCCGATGATCTTATTAAAGATACTGGAAAACTTGTTAAAAAATCTAATGATCTTACAGGTCAAGAATTTGATCCTGTTAAGCAAGTCGATGTAAATCAGATTTCAATTGATAAGCAGCAGAAACTTAATGTCATCAACAAAGAATATGGTGATGTGAGTGCCGAGATCGCTTCTAATGCCCCTGTAATACGTGATGCGTCAGGTAAGTTGATTACACCGAATATTACTCCTTACACGGAAAATTCGACAGAATATGACCGTCAGCTCACTACGGCTCAAATGGAAGGCAATAATGAGGAAATCATTAGATTGATCAACGATAAGCAATTACTTGAGATGGGCCAGAATGGAACTGTAGATGAAGCTATTAAAGGGTTTGACAAAAATATAGAAAAGTAA